In the Acidobacteriota bacterium genome, AGAGGATAGGCCAAGTCAATGTGGACAACGTTGGAGAGGGCTGACCGCCTCTGGCCGATCCGTAAGCCGACCCCGACATCTTTCCTGAAGGCGGAGGTTCCAAATTCTTCCTGATCATTCCATACCGCTCCGGCATCGAAAAAGACAGCCATTCCTATATTGAAGAGATGGAAAAGCTCAACATTGGTGAAGATGCGATCCTCTAAAGTGAAGAGGAGCTGCCGGCTCCCATCCAAGAATCTCACAGGATACCCCCTTAATCCTGTATCCCCGCCAAGAAGGAACTGCTCTTCTCTGTCCAGATTCTGTCCGATATCTCCCGAAAGCTTCAGAAAGATGGTCTGATTCTTAAATCTCGTGTTGAAGTAGCTGGAGGAGAACGATAAGATGGAATTCCTCGGGAAACCTCCGTCTGAAAGAACTTTCTGCTGTCAAGCGAGAAAAAGGGATAGGAGATGTTCGTGATAATGAATTGGCCGTCCGTGTTTGTTTCATATTTGGAGATGAGCTTCCATTTCGTTCCCAGAAGCTGATTGTCGTAATAACGGAAGAGCGTTCCTGAGTTTTCAATCCCCTTGAACTGCTCCACGCTCAACTTCTTGCCAAGCCCCAGGAAGTTCTCATCCTCCAGCCCCATTTTGAAGGTGTTCATTCCCCCCTTCCGGCCAATGTTGACCCCCGCTTTTGCCGTCCAGGCATCCTGAGTGTAAACCTTAAGATCAGCCACTCCATCATGATAGGCAATCGGTTCAATCCTAGCTGTATGGAGGAAATGGAGATTCCGAAGATTTCTGGCACTCTCCTCCACCCGGCTCTTCACATAGGGATCCCCCTCCTTAAAGAGAAGCTCTCTCCTGATGACAGACTCATGCGTTTCCAGATGGAGCAAATTGATAAACTTGAAGAGCCTGTTTTCCTCTCCTTCCACTCTAGGGTCAAAAACATCGACACGCTCAATTATGATTTTCCCTATGATGGCCCCTTCCTTTTGGAGCGTATCAGAATCGGGAGGAGAATCGGCAAGGCAAGTATCCAAGATAGCAGTAAGAGAAGGGATAAGCTTTTCTCCGCATTCCAGATACTTCTGTGAAAAGCTTTCCTTTATGGCCAGGATCTACCGCTCCCTGGAGAGGCTTTCTCTGGATGAAAAGAGTGGTAAGGTCATCATGCTCTTGAAGCTAGGTCTTAACGATTAGTGAAATGGTTCTCATTAATATCTCATTGATGAAATTATTTGTAAAGGTAGAGCCCATTCAATTATTATCTCCATTTAATAATATCGT is a window encoding:
- a CDS encoding BamA/TamA family outer membrane protein, with protein sequence MLSFSSSYFNTRFKNQTIFLKLSGDIGQNLDREEQFLLGGDTGLRGYPVRFLDGSRQLLFTLEDRIFTNVELFHLFNIGMAVFFDAGAVWNDQEEFGTSAFRKDVGVGLRIGQRRSALSNVVHIDLAYPLDKVEGKRKLQFLVMTSETF
- a CDS encoding POTRA domain-containing protein, with product MDTCLADSPPDSDTLQKEGAIIGKIIIERVDVFDPRVEGEENRLFKFINLLHLETHESVIRRELLFKEGDPYVKSRVEESARNLRNLHFLHTARIEPIAYHDGVADLKVYTQDAWTAKAGVNIGRKGGMNTFKMGLEDENFLGLGKKLSVEQFKGIENSGTLFRYYDNQLLGTKWKLISKYETNTDGQFIITNISYPFFSLDSRKFFQTEVSRGIPSYRSPPATSTRDLRIRPSF